A genomic region of Pseudomonas sp. MPC6 contains the following coding sequences:
- a CDS encoding SpoVR family protein, with amino-acid sequence MTAKEQKRQPISTGSEWTFELIQAYDKEISRLAARYALDTYPNQIEVITAEQMMDAYASVGMPLGYHHWSYGKHFLSTEKSYSRGQMGLAYEIVINSDPCIAYLMEENTICMQALVVAHACYGHNSFFKGNYLFRTWTDASSIIDYLVFAKQYIMQCEERHGIDAVEDLLDSCHALMNYGVDRYKRPYPISAEEERRRQKDREEHLQKQINDLWRTIPKGADKYSDKDNARFPAEPQENILYFIEKHAPLLEPWQREIVRIVRKIAQYFYPQRQTQVMNEGWATFWHYTLMNDLYDEGLVTDGFMMEFLTSHTSVVYQPGFDSPYYNGINPYTLGFAMYRDIRRMCENPTEEDYRWFPEIAGTDWLSSIKFAMSSFKDESFILQYLSPKVIRDLKLFSILDDDQKEDLLVPAIHDEGGYRIIRETLAAQYNLGNREPNVQIYSIDRRGDRSLTLRHQQHDRKPLGESTEEVLKHLHRLWGFDIHLETLQGDQVMKTHHVPPRGEHSEGDYGRLDLAVIHL; translated from the coding sequence ATGACCGCCAAAGAGCAGAAGCGCCAACCCATATCCACCGGTTCGGAATGGACGTTCGAGCTGATCCAGGCCTACGACAAGGAAATCAGTCGCCTGGCGGCTCGTTATGCCCTGGATACGTACCCCAACCAGATCGAAGTGATCACCGCCGAGCAGATGATGGACGCCTACGCCTCCGTCGGCATGCCGCTGGGCTATCACCATTGGTCCTACGGCAAACACTTCCTCAGCACCGAGAAATCCTACAGTCGCGGCCAGATGGGGCTGGCCTACGAGATCGTGATCAACTCGGATCCGTGCATCGCCTATCTGATGGAAGAAAACACCATCTGCATGCAGGCACTGGTCGTCGCTCATGCCTGCTATGGGCATAACAGCTTCTTCAAGGGCAATTACCTGTTCCGCACCTGGACCGATGCCAGCTCGATCATCGATTACCTGGTGTTCGCCAAGCAGTACATCATGCAGTGCGAAGAGCGCCATGGCATCGACGCAGTGGAGGACTTGCTCGATTCCTGCCATGCCCTGATGAATTACGGCGTTGACCGCTACAAGCGCCCCTATCCGATTTCGGCCGAGGAAGAACGTCGCCGACAAAAGGATCGGGAAGAGCATCTGCAGAAGCAGATCAACGACCTGTGGCGCACGATCCCCAAAGGTGCGGACAAGTACAGCGACAAGGACAATGCGCGCTTCCCCGCCGAACCTCAGGAAAACATCCTCTATTTCATCGAAAAACACGCACCATTGCTAGAGCCCTGGCAGCGGGAAATCGTCCGGATCGTGCGCAAGATCGCGCAATATTTCTATCCACAACGCCAGACCCAGGTGATGAACGAAGGGTGGGCCACCTTCTGGCATTACACCTTGATGAACGACCTGTACGACGAAGGCCTGGTGACCGACGGTTTCATGATGGAGTTTCTGACGTCCCACACCAGCGTGGTCTATCAGCCCGGTTTCGATAGCCCCTACTACAACGGCATCAACCCCTACACCCTGGGCTTTGCCATGTACCGGGACATCCGGCGCATGTGTGAAAACCCTACCGAGGAGGATTACCGCTGGTTCCCGGAAATTGCCGGCACCGACTGGCTGTCGAGCATCAAGTTCGCCATGAGCAGCTTCAAGGATGAGAGTTTCATCCTGCAGTACCTGTCACCCAAGGTGATCCGCGACCTCAAGCTGTTCAGCATTCTCGATGACGACCAGAAAGAAGACCTGCTGGTCCCGGCGATTCACGACGAAGGAGGTTACCGCATCATCCGGGAAACCCTGGCGGCGCAGTACAACCTGGGCAATCGCGAACCCAACGTGCAGATCTACAGCATCGACCGGCGAGGCGACCGCTCCCTGACCCTGCGTCACCAGCAACACGACCGAAAACCGCTGGGAGAGTCCACAGAGGAAGTCCTCAAGCACCTGCATCGCCTCTGGGGCTTCGACATTCACCTGGAGACGCTGCAAGGCGACCAAGTGATGAAAACCCACCATGTACCGCCCAGGGGCGAGCACAGCGAAGGAGATTACGGCCGGCTGGATCTGGCGGTCATCCATCTTTGA
- the rpsU gene encoding 30S ribosomal protein S21 gives MPAVKVKENEPFDVALRRFKRSCEKAGVLAEVRSREFYEKPTSERKRKAAAAVKRHAKKVQREQRRAVRLY, from the coding sequence ATGCCAGCCGTCAAAGTAAAAGAGAACGAACCCTTCGACGTAGCTCTGCGTCGTTTCAAGCGCTCCTGCGAAAAAGCCGGTGTACTGGCTGAAGTTCGTAGCCGCGAATTCTACGAGAAGCCTACTTCTGAGCGTAAACGTAAAGCAGCAGCCGCTGTTAAGCGTCACGCCAAGAAAGTTCAGCGCGAACAGCGCCGCGCCGTTCGTCTGTACTAA
- the folB gene encoding dihydroneopterin aldolase — MDRVFIEGLEVDTVIGAYDWERGIRQCLRLDLSFAWDNRPAAAGDDLTLALDYASVSSRIQAFAEQAQFQLVETFAERLVEVLMSEFNITWMRLKLTKPGAVPAATGGVGVEIERGCR, encoded by the coding sequence TTGGACAGAGTGTTTATCGAGGGCCTGGAAGTCGACACCGTGATCGGTGCCTACGACTGGGAGCGAGGCATCCGACAGTGCTTGCGACTTGATCTGAGCTTCGCCTGGGATAATCGCCCGGCCGCTGCCGGTGACGACCTGACCCTGGCGCTCGATTACGCGAGCGTTTCGTCGCGCATCCAGGCATTTGCCGAGCAGGCGCAGTTCCAGCTGGTCGAGACGTTTGCCGAGCGCCTGGTTGAAGTCCTGATGAGTGAGTTCAACATCACCTGGATGCGCCTGAAGCTGACCAAGCCAGGTGCTGTCCCGGCTGCCACGGGTGGAGTGGGCGTGGAGATCGAGCGCGGATGTCGCTGA
- a CDS encoding multifunctional CCA addition/repair protein, whose translation MQIYKVGGAVRDRLLGKPVTDIDWVVVGATTEEMLAKGFRPVGADFPVFLHPKSGEEYALARTERKSGRGYGGFTFHASPEVTLEEDLIRRDLTINAMAEDDQQQLTDPYQGQKDLDARILRHVSPAFAEDPLRVLRVARFAARYADLGFTVAPETLELMRQLSESGELQALTAERSWKEISRALLENQPQVFIEVLRECGALKVLMPEVDALFGVPQPQAHHPEIDTGVHTLSVLEQAALHKQPLTVRWACLLHDLGKGLTPEGEWPRHIAHEHKGLKLIKAVNERFKAPRDCQELALLVGEYHTHGHRALELKASTLLELLQRFDVYRRPQRFEEFIAACEMDARGRKGLEQRSYPQADYLRGAAIAARSVAVQPLLEKGFKGPELGEAIKRERLKALKAYKEHA comes from the coding sequence ATGCAGATTTATAAAGTCGGTGGCGCCGTTCGCGATCGCCTGCTGGGCAAACCTGTCACCGATATCGATTGGGTCGTGGTCGGCGCCACCACCGAAGAAATGCTCGCCAAGGGCTTTCGCCCGGTGGGCGCGGACTTCCCGGTGTTTCTTCATCCGAAAAGCGGTGAGGAATATGCCCTCGCCCGGACCGAACGCAAAAGCGGGCGCGGTTACGGCGGCTTCACCTTTCACGCCAGCCCTGAAGTCACCCTTGAAGAAGACTTGATCCGTCGCGATCTGACGATCAATGCCATGGCGGAAGACGATCAACAGCAGTTGACCGATCCCTACCAAGGCCAAAAGGATCTTGATGCGCGAATTTTACGCCACGTTTCCCCCGCATTCGCCGAAGATCCGCTCAGGGTTTTGCGTGTTGCCCGTTTTGCAGCGCGTTACGCCGACTTGGGTTTCACCGTGGCACCCGAAACACTGGAACTGATGCGCCAACTCAGTGAGTCGGGCGAACTGCAAGCCTTGACCGCGGAGCGGAGCTGGAAGGAAATTTCTCGCGCACTGCTGGAGAATCAGCCGCAGGTGTTCATTGAGGTGCTGCGCGAGTGCGGCGCGCTCAAGGTGCTGATGCCGGAAGTCGACGCATTGTTCGGCGTACCGCAACCGCAAGCCCATCATCCGGAAATCGACACGGGCGTGCACACCCTGAGCGTGCTCGAGCAAGCGGCGCTGCACAAGCAACCGCTGACGGTGCGCTGGGCTTGCCTCCTGCATGACCTGGGCAAAGGATTGACGCCCGAAGGAGAATGGCCCCGCCACATTGCCCATGAGCACAAGGGCCTGAAGCTGATCAAGGCGGTCAACGAACGCTTCAAGGCGCCGAGGGATTGCCAGGAACTGGCGCTGCTGGTGGGCGAATATCATACCCATGGCCACCGCGCCCTGGAGCTGAAAGCGTCGACCTTGCTGGAGTTGCTGCAGCGTTTCGACGTGTACCGTCGGCCCCAGCGGTTCGAGGAATTTATCGCGGCGTGCGAGATGGACGCCCGTGGCCGCAAAGGGCTGGAGCAACGAAGTTATCCACAGGCCGATTATTTGCGCGGGGCGGCGATCGCGGCGCGCAGCGTTGCGGTTCAGCCGTTGCTGGAGAAGGGATTCAAGGGCCCGGAGCTGGGCGAGGCGATCAAGCGTGAACGCCTCAAGGCGCTAAAGGCTTACAAAGAACACGCATAA
- the plsY gene encoding glycerol-3-phosphate 1-O-acyltransferase PlsY: MFWLLATIAYLLGSLSFAILLSRLTGNPDPRMSGSGNAGATNMLRLAGKKLATLTLLGDLCKGLLPVLIAGVAGLSLQDQAWIGICAVIGHLFPLYFRFRGGKGVATAAGMLLGLYPPAALLAVCAWLLTFYLTRTSSLAALIATPLTLPLLAWQEPAALLPMSALTGLIVWRHRGNLRDLFAGRERHF; encoded by the coding sequence ATGTTTTGGTTACTGGCGACCATCGCCTACCTGCTCGGCTCTCTGTCCTTTGCCATTTTGCTCAGCCGCCTGACCGGTAACCCCGATCCGCGAATGAGTGGCTCGGGCAATGCCGGTGCCACCAACATGCTGCGCCTGGCCGGCAAAAAGCTCGCCACCCTGACTTTGCTCGGCGACCTCTGCAAGGGCCTGCTGCCCGTGCTGATCGCAGGTGTTGCAGGTCTTTCGCTGCAGGACCAGGCCTGGATCGGCATCTGTGCCGTCATCGGCCACCTGTTCCCGCTGTACTTCCGCTTTCGCGGCGGCAAGGGTGTCGCCACCGCTGCCGGAATGTTACTGGGCCTCTATCCGCCGGCAGCACTGCTGGCGGTCTGCGCCTGGCTGCTGACGTTCTACCTGACCCGTACCAGCTCGCTCGCCGCATTGATCGCCACGCCGCTGACCCTGCCATTGCTGGCCTGGCAAGAGCCGGCAGCCCTGCTGCCCATGAGCGCGCTCACAGGGCTGATCGTCTGGCGTCATCGCGGCAATCTACGCGACCTGTTTGCCGGGCGCGAACGGCATTTTTAA
- a CDS encoding YeaH/YhbH family protein: MSYVIDRRLNGKNKSTVNRQRFLRRYRDHIKKAVEEAVSRRSITDMEHGEQISIPGRDIDEPVLHHGRGGKQTVVHPGNKEFTSGEHIARPPGGGGGRGPGKAGNSGEGMDEFVFQITQEEFLEFMFEDLELPNLVKRNLTGTDTFKTVRAGISNEGNPSRINIIRTLRSAHARRIALSGSSRAKLREAKEELLRLQRDEPDNFGDIQEIEAEIEKLSARIHRIPFLDTFDLKYNLLIKQPNPSSKAVMFCLMDVSGSMTQATKDIAKRFFILLYLFLKRNYDKIDVVFIRHHTSAREVDEEEFFYSRETGGTIVSSALKLMQEIMAERYPSNEWNIYAAQASDGDNWNDDSPICRDILINQIMPFVQYYTYVEITPREHQALWFEYERIAEAFSDTFAQQQLVSAGDIYPVFRELFQRRLVT, encoded by the coding sequence ATGAGCTATGTGATCGACCGACGTCTCAATGGCAAGAACAAGAGCACGGTGAACCGCCAGCGGTTTCTGCGGCGTTACCGTGATCACATCAAAAAGGCTGTCGAAGAGGCGGTCAGCCGGCGCTCCATTACCGATATGGAACACGGCGAACAAATCAGCATTCCTGGTCGAGACATCGACGAGCCGGTGCTTCATCACGGCCGCGGTGGCAAGCAAACGGTCGTGCACCCGGGCAACAAGGAATTCACCAGCGGCGAACACATCGCCCGCCCACCGGGAGGCGGTGGTGGCCGAGGTCCCGGCAAGGCCGGCAACTCGGGTGAAGGGATGGACGAGTTCGTCTTCCAGATCACCCAGGAGGAATTCCTCGAATTCATGTTCGAGGACCTCGAGCTGCCGAACCTCGTCAAGCGCAACCTGACCGGAACCGATACCTTCAAGACGGTTCGTGCCGGTATCAGTAACGAAGGCAATCCCTCGCGGATCAACATCATCCGCACACTACGCTCGGCCCATGCGCGCAGAATCGCCCTGTCCGGCAGCAGTCGAGCGAAATTGCGTGAAGCCAAGGAAGAACTTCTTCGACTGCAACGGGATGAACCAGACAACTTCGGCGATATTCAGGAAATCGAAGCGGAAATCGAAAAACTCAGTGCGCGCATCCACCGCATTCCGTTTCTCGACACCTTCGACCTGAAGTACAACCTGCTGATCAAACAACCCAATCCGAGTTCCAAGGCGGTCATGTTCTGCCTGATGGACGTATCCGGTTCCATGACCCAGGCGACCAAGGACATCGCCAAGCGATTCTTTATCCTGTTGTACCTGTTTCTCAAGCGCAACTACGACAAGATCGACGTCGTGTTCATCCGCCACCACACCAGCGCCAGGGAAGTGGATGAGGAGGAGTTTTTCTACTCCCGCGAAACCGGTGGCACCATCGTTTCCAGCGCCTTGAAACTGATGCAGGAGATCATGGCTGAACGCTATCCGAGCAACGAATGGAACATCTATGCCGCCCAGGCTTCCGATGGCGACAACTGGAACGACGACTCACCGATCTGCCGCGATATCCTGATCAACCAGATCATGCCGTTCGTGCAGTACTACACTTACGTTGAGATCACCCCGCGCGAACACCAGGCCCTGTGGTTCGAATACGAACGCATCGCCGAAGCCTTCTCTGACACCTTTGCCCAGCAACAACTGGTCTCGGCCGGGGATATCTATCCGGTCTTCCGTGAACTCTTCCAGCGCAGGTTAGTGACATGA
- the tsaD gene encoding tRNA (adenosine(37)-N6)-threonylcarbamoyltransferase complex transferase subunit TsaD, producing MLVLGLETSCDETGVALYDSERGLLADALFSQIDLHRAYGGVVPELASRDHVKRMLPLIRQVLAEADCVPTEIDAIAYTAGPGLVGALLVGASCAQALAFAWGIPALGVHHMEGHLLAPMLESQPPEFPFVALLVSGGHTQLVQVDGIGQYTLLGETLDDAAGEAFDKTAKMMGLNYPGGPEIARLAEQGVAGRFTFPRPMCDRPGLAFSFSGLKTSALNTWQQCVSAGDDSEQARCDISLAFQQAVVETLTIKCKRALKQAGMKRLVIAGGVSANKALRASLEKMLGDMRGDVFYARPEFCTDNGAMIAFAGCQRLQAGQHESLAISVQARWPMEQLSAL from the coding sequence ATGCTAGTACTGGGATTAGAAACCTCCTGCGACGAAACCGGTGTCGCACTTTACGACAGTGAACGCGGCCTGCTGGCCGACGCGCTATTCAGCCAGATCGACCTGCACCGAGCCTATGGCGGTGTGGTGCCGGAGCTGGCTTCGCGTGACCACGTCAAACGCATGCTGCCCTTGATTCGTCAGGTGTTGGCTGAAGCTGACTGCGTGCCGACCGAGATCGATGCGATCGCTTATACCGCGGGTCCCGGGCTGGTCGGTGCGCTCTTGGTGGGCGCTTCCTGTGCCCAGGCGCTGGCCTTTGCCTGGGGCATTCCGGCCTTGGGCGTGCACCACATGGAAGGCCATTTGCTGGCGCCGATGCTGGAGTCGCAACCGCCGGAGTTTCCGTTCGTCGCTTTGTTGGTGTCGGGCGGTCATACGCAGCTGGTTCAGGTCGATGGCATCGGCCAATACACGTTGTTGGGCGAGACCCTCGACGATGCTGCCGGCGAAGCGTTCGACAAGACCGCGAAGATGATGGGCCTCAATTATCCAGGCGGCCCGGAAATCGCGCGTCTGGCGGAGCAAGGGGTTGCTGGGCGATTCACTTTTCCGCGTCCGATGTGTGACCGTCCCGGCCTGGCGTTCAGCTTCAGCGGCTTGAAAACCTCTGCCCTGAACACCTGGCAGCAATGCGTCAGCGCCGGGGACGACAGTGAGCAAGCCCGTTGCGACATCTCTCTGGCGTTCCAGCAGGCCGTGGTGGAGACTTTGACCATCAAGTGCAAGCGAGCCCTCAAGCAGGCAGGTATGAAGCGTCTGGTGATCGCTGGGGGCGTCAGCGCCAACAAGGCTTTGCGCGCTTCCCTGGAGAAAATGCTCGGCGACATGCGCGGCGATGTGTTTTATGCCCGTCCGGAGTTCTGTACGGATAATGGCGCGATGATCGCATTTGCCGGTTGCCAGCGCTTGCAGGCGGGTCAGCACGAAAGCCTGGCGATCAGCGTTCAGGCGCGCTGGCCAATGGAGCAATTGTCGGCGCTGTGA
- the folK gene encoding 2-amino-4-hydroxy-6-hydroxymethyldihydropteridine diphosphokinase translates to MSLTQVYLGLGSNIERESHLQAGLEALAGFLVDIRCSAVFESQPVGIKSGPFFNFVVSAYTDLPLMELDRRLKFIEADNGRYAPDRKGLPLDIDVLLFGDLVGNFDGLMLPRAEILKNAFVLWPLSLIAPDRVHPGVGKSFATLWSEARIDQVLAPVAFEWRGQQLTPSNLL, encoded by the coding sequence ATGTCGCTGACTCAGGTGTATCTCGGGCTCGGCAGCAATATCGAGCGCGAATCCCATTTGCAGGCTGGCCTGGAAGCCTTGGCAGGTTTCCTGGTGGATATACGCTGCTCGGCGGTATTCGAAAGCCAGCCGGTGGGGATCAAAAGCGGACCGTTTTTCAATTTCGTGGTCTCGGCCTACACCGATCTCCCGCTGATGGAGCTGGACCGTCGGTTGAAATTCATCGAGGCGGACAACGGCCGTTACGCACCGGACCGCAAGGGTTTGCCGCTGGACATCGACGTGTTGCTGTTTGGTGATCTGGTGGGCAACTTCGATGGCTTGATGCTGCCGCGAGCGGAGATTCTGAAAAATGCCTTTGTGCTGTGGCCGTTGTCGCTGATAGCGCCGGATCGCGTGCATCCGGGCGTCGGCAAGAGCTTTGCGACGTTGTGGAGTGAGGCGCGGATTGATCAGGTGTTGGCGCCGGTGGCGTTTGAGTGGCGTGGTCAGCAGCTGACGCCTTCGAATTTGTTGTGA
- a CDS encoding PrkA family serine protein kinase, translating to MSIFSHFQQRFESTRQEELSLQEYLELCKQDRSAYVSAAERLLLAIGEPELLDTSTNSRLSRIFSNKVIRRYPAFEDFHGMEECIDQIVSYFRHAAQGLEEKKQILYLLGPVGGGKSSLAEKLKQLIEKVPFYAIKGSPVFESPLGLFNATEDGAILEEDFGIPRRYLNTIMSPWATKRLAEFGGDISQFRVVKLYPSILNQIAVAKTEPGDENNQDISALVGKVDIRKLEEFPQNDADAYSYSGALCRANQGLMEFVEMFKAPIKVLHPLLTATQEGNYNSTEGLGAIPFTGILLAHSNESEWHTFRNNKNNEAFIDRIYIVKVPYCLRVSDEVKIYDKLLFNSSLAKAHCAPDTLKMLAQFTVLSRLKEPENSNIYSKMRVYDGENLKDTDPKAKSIQEYRDNAGVDEGMNGLSTRFAFKILSKVFNFDPHEIAANPVHLLYVLEQQIEQEQFQAETRERYLRFLKEYLAPRYIEFIGKEIQTAYLESYSEYGQNIFDRYVLYADFWIQDQEYRDPETGEILNRVALNEELEKIEKPAGISNPKDFRNEIVNFVLRARANNNGKNPTWLSYEKLRVVIEKKMFSNTEDLLPVISFNAKASKEDQQKHNDFVTRMVERGYTDKQVRLLSEWYLRVRKSQ from the coding sequence ATGAGTATCTTTAGCCACTTCCAACAACGCTTCGAGTCCACACGCCAGGAAGAACTCTCGCTGCAAGAGTATCTTGAACTGTGCAAACAGGACCGCAGTGCCTACGTTTCCGCAGCCGAGCGTCTGTTGCTGGCCATCGGTGAACCGGAGCTGCTCGACACCTCGACCAACTCGAGACTGTCGCGAATCTTTTCCAACAAGGTGATCCGCCGCTATCCGGCCTTTGAAGACTTCCACGGGATGGAAGAATGCATTGACCAGATCGTGTCGTATTTCCGCCATGCCGCTCAAGGCCTGGAAGAAAAGAAACAAATCCTCTACCTGCTCGGCCCCGTCGGTGGCGGTAAATCGTCCCTGGCCGAGAAGCTCAAACAGCTGATCGAGAAAGTGCCCTTCTACGCGATCAAGGGTTCGCCGGTATTCGAATCGCCCCTGGGTCTGTTCAACGCCACTGAAGATGGCGCGATCCTTGAGGAAGACTTCGGCATTCCGCGGCGCTACCTCAATACCATCATGTCGCCATGGGCTACCAAGCGCCTGGCCGAATTCGGCGGAGACATCAGCCAGTTCCGCGTGGTGAAACTCTATCCGTCGATCCTGAACCAGATCGCGGTTGCCAAAACCGAACCGGGCGACGAGAACAACCAGGACATCTCGGCGCTGGTAGGCAAGGTCGATATCCGCAAGCTGGAGGAATTCCCGCAGAACGATGCGGACGCCTACAGCTACTCGGGCGCATTGTGCCGGGCCAACCAGGGCCTGATGGAATTCGTCGAAATGTTCAAGGCGCCGATCAAGGTGCTGCACCCATTGCTGACCGCCACACAGGAAGGCAACTACAACAGTACCGAAGGTCTCGGCGCGATTCCGTTCACCGGGATCCTGCTGGCCCACTCCAACGAATCGGAATGGCACACCTTCCGCAACAACAAGAACAACGAAGCCTTCATCGACCGTATCTACATCGTCAAAGTGCCGTACTGCCTGCGGGTCAGCGACGAAGTGAAGATCTACGACAAGCTCCTGTTCAACAGTTCGCTGGCCAAGGCTCACTGCGCGCCCGACACCCTGAAGATGCTTGCCCAGTTCACCGTGCTCTCGCGCCTCAAGGAGCCGGAAAACTCCAACATCTACTCCAAGATGCGGGTGTATGACGGCGAGAACCTCAAGGACACCGATCCAAAGGCCAAGTCGATCCAGGAATACCGCGACAACGCCGGCGTCGACGAAGGCATGAACGGCCTGTCGACCCGCTTCGCCTTCAAGATCCTGTCGAAGGTGTTCAACTTCGATCCGCACGAAATTGCCGCCAACCCGGTGCATTTGCTCTACGTACTGGAACAACAGATCGAACAGGAACAGTTCCAGGCGGAAACCCGCGAACGCTACCTGCGCTTCCTCAAGGAGTACCTGGCACCGCGCTATATCGAATTCATCGGCAAGGAAATCCAGACGGCCTATCTCGAGTCTTACAGCGAGTACGGCCAGAACATCTTCGATCGTTATGTGCTGTACGCCGACTTCTGGATCCAGGACCAGGAATACCGCGACCCGGAAACCGGCGAAATCCTCAACCGCGTGGCGCTGAACGAAGAACTGGAGAAAATCGAAAAACCGGCCGGCATCAGCAATCCGAAGGATTTCCGCAACGAAATCGTCAACTTCGTACTGCGCGCCCGGGCCAACAACAATGGCAAGAATCCGACCTGGCTCAGCTACGAAAAACTGCGGGTGGTCATCGAGAAGAAAATGTTCTCCAACACCGAGGACCTCCTGCCAGTCATCAGCTTCAACGCCAAGGCCAGTAAAGAGGACCAGCAGAAGCACAACGACTTCGTCACACGGATGGTCGAGCGGGGCTACACCGACAAACAGGTACGACTGCTGTCCGAGTGGTACCTGCGGGTCAGAAAATCACAATAA
- the glpE gene encoding thiosulfate sulfurtransferase GlpE: MSEFKRIPPEQAQALREQGAVVVDVRDPATFAALHISGSKHLDNHSLHAFIQGADLDAPTVVVCYHGNSSQGAAAYLISQGFSDVYSMDGGFELWRSTYPAETAQGTTE, translated from the coding sequence ATGAGCGAATTCAAACGTATCCCCCCGGAACAGGCCCAGGCCCTGCGCGAACAAGGCGCAGTAGTGGTCGACGTTCGCGACCCTGCGACCTTTGCCGCCCTGCACATCAGCGGCTCGAAGCACCTGGACAACCATTCGCTGCATGCCTTCATTCAGGGCGCCGACCTGGATGCGCCGACCGTAGTCGTCTGCTATCACGGCAATTCCAGCCAGGGCGCTGCCGCCTACCTGATCAGCCAGGGCTTTTCCGACGTCTACAGCATGGATGGCGGATTCGAATTGTGGCGGTCGACTTATCCTGCGGAAACAGCGCAAGGCACCACCGAATAA